The Nitrosomonas cryotolerans ATCC 49181 genome includes a window with the following:
- the carB gene encoding carbamoyl-phosphate synthase large subunit, whose product MPKRTDINSILIIGAGPIVIGQACEFDYSGVQACKALREEGYRIILVNSNPATIMTDPEMADATYIEPITWNMVEKIIAIERPEALLPTMGGQTALNCALDLAKHGVLKKYGVELIGASREAIDKAEDREKFKQAMSRIGLNSARSTVAHSLEEALQVQAMVGYPVVIRPSFTMGGSGGGIAYNREEFLDICERGLDASPTKELLIEESVIGWKEFEMEVVRDKQDNCIIVCTIENLDAMGVHTGDSITVAPAQTLTDKEFQLMRNASIAVLREIGVETGGANVQFAINPADGRMLVIEMNPRVSRSSALASKATGFPIAKIAAKLAIGYTLNELGNDITGGITPASFEPTIDYVVTKIPRFAFEKFPQANDRLTTQMKSVGEVMAIGRTFQESFQKALRGLETGVDGLDEKSDNIEVIKAELSNPGPERIWYVADAFRCNIAIDEVYSLTRIDHWFLAQIEDLVKQEAALIGQTLQTLGQHTLRKLKRSGFSDRRLATLLNTGQTEIRTKRHQLNLHPVYKRVDTCAAEFATHTAYMYSTYEDECEALPTNKKKIMVLGGGPNRIGQGIEFDYCCVHAALALREDGFETIMVNCNPETVSTDYDTSDRLYFEPLTLEDVLEIVTVEKPFGVIVQYGGQTPLKLARDLEANGVPIIGTSPDMIDCAEDRERFQKMLQRLKLKQPPNRTARNPEAALAAANEIGYPLVVRPSYVLGGRAMEIVHEQSDLERYMREAVKVSNDSPVLLDHFLNNATEVDIDAIYDGETVLIGGIMEHIEQAGVHSGDSACSLPPFNLLPAMRDELRRQTRELARALKVVGLMNIQFAIQDNTVYVLEVNPRASRTVPFVSKATGLQLAKISARCMAGMTLADQGITQEVSPSYYSVKEAVFPFIKLTGVDTILGPEMKSTGEVMGVGRTFAEAFVKSQLATGIRLPTSGKIFISVRDTDKLEAIEIARNLAELGFTLYATRGTAASMTHAGLDVIAINKVAEGRPHIVDMIKNGEISLIINTVNNKRSAIRDSYSIRHAALQARVTYYTTLAGARAACVGMTNMQELQAYNLQKLHS is encoded by the coding sequence ATGCCTAAACGTACCGACATAAACTCCATTCTGATCATCGGTGCTGGACCGATTGTTATCGGTCAGGCGTGTGAATTTGATTATTCCGGCGTGCAGGCCTGCAAGGCATTGCGTGAGGAAGGCTATCGCATTATTCTAGTTAATTCCAATCCTGCCACTATCATGACTGACCCAGAAATGGCTGATGCAACCTATATCGAGCCAATCACCTGGAACATGGTAGAAAAGATTATTGCTATCGAACGCCCTGAAGCACTACTACCAACAATGGGTGGACAAACAGCACTTAACTGTGCCCTGGATCTTGCCAAACATGGCGTATTAAAAAAATATGGGGTTGAGCTGATTGGTGCATCACGTGAGGCGATAGATAAAGCTGAGGATCGTGAGAAATTTAAGCAAGCGATGTCTCGAATCGGACTTAATTCAGCCCGTTCCACGGTTGCACATAGCCTGGAAGAAGCTTTACAGGTTCAAGCCATGGTGGGCTATCCGGTGGTCATCCGTCCTTCGTTCACTATGGGTGGCAGCGGAGGAGGAATTGCCTACAATCGTGAGGAATTTCTAGACATATGTGAGCGTGGACTGGATGCATCGCCTACTAAAGAATTATTAATTGAAGAATCGGTTATCGGCTGGAAAGAATTTGAGATGGAGGTTGTCCGTGACAAGCAGGATAACTGCATCATTGTCTGCACCATCGAAAATCTTGATGCTATGGGGGTTCATACTGGTGACTCCATTACTGTTGCGCCAGCACAGACATTAACTGACAAAGAATTTCAACTGATGCGTAATGCCTCAATTGCAGTATTGCGCGAGATTGGCGTAGAAACCGGGGGAGCAAACGTCCAATTTGCCATCAATCCTGCGGATGGACGCATGCTGGTAATTGAGATGAATCCGCGTGTATCACGTTCTTCCGCATTGGCCTCTAAAGCAACCGGTTTTCCGATTGCCAAAATAGCCGCCAAGCTGGCCATTGGCTACACACTCAATGAGCTGGGGAACGATATTACTGGAGGCATCACACCCGCATCATTTGAACCAACCATAGATTATGTTGTTACAAAAATACCTCGCTTTGCTTTTGAGAAATTTCCACAAGCGAATGATCGCCTGACCACACAAATGAAATCAGTAGGTGAGGTTATGGCTATTGGACGAACTTTCCAAGAGTCATTTCAAAAAGCCTTAAGGGGATTAGAAACAGGCGTCGATGGCCTGGATGAAAAATCAGATAATATCGAGGTGATTAAGGCCGAATTAAGCAATCCTGGACCAGAACGTATCTGGTATGTAGCGGATGCTTTTCGTTGCAACATAGCAATAGATGAAGTTTATAGCCTCACCCGTATTGATCACTGGTTTCTTGCGCAAATTGAAGATCTCGTAAAGCAAGAGGCAGCATTAATTGGCCAAACCCTCCAGACACTTGGTCAACATACATTACGTAAATTAAAGCGCAGCGGTTTTTCTGACCGGCGATTAGCTACGCTATTAAACACAGGACAAACGGAGATTCGCACTAAGCGCCATCAGTTGAACCTACATCCCGTATACAAACGCGTCGATACCTGTGCAGCTGAATTTGCTACTCATACTGCCTACATGTATTCGACTTATGAAGACGAATGCGAAGCACTCCCTACTAACAAAAAGAAAATTATGGTGTTAGGTGGTGGCCCTAACCGTATTGGTCAAGGTATTGAGTTTGATTACTGCTGTGTTCATGCCGCACTCGCCTTGCGTGAAGACGGTTTCGAAACCATCATGGTTAATTGCAATCCAGAAACCGTTTCGACCGACTATGATACCTCTGACCGTTTATACTTTGAGCCATTGACTTTAGAGGATGTACTAGAAATCGTTACAGTAGAAAAACCATTTGGTGTTATCGTGCAATATGGGGGTCAGACTCCATTGAAACTTGCTCGCGACCTTGAGGCAAATGGTGTGCCTATTATTGGTACCAGTCCCGATATGATTGATTGCGCTGAAGACCGTGAGCGCTTTCAGAAAATGCTGCAGCGGCTCAAACTGAAGCAACCGCCTAATCGCACCGCACGTAATCCGGAAGCTGCCCTTGCCGCAGCCAATGAAATTGGCTACCCACTAGTAGTACGGCCTAGCTATGTACTCGGTGGTCGCGCCATGGAAATTGTGCATGAACAAAGTGATCTGGAGCGCTATATGCGCGAAGCTGTTAAAGTATCCAATGACTCGCCTGTACTCCTTGATCATTTTCTCAATAATGCCACAGAAGTTGATATTGATGCGATTTATGATGGCGAGACCGTGCTAATCGGCGGCATAATGGAACATATTGAACAAGCTGGCGTACACTCGGGTGACTCAGCCTGCTCGCTTCCCCCCTTTAATCTGTTACCTGCTATGCGAGATGAATTGCGCCGACAAACCAGGGAATTGGCGCGCGCATTAAAAGTAGTCGGATTAATGAACATACAATTTGCTATCCAGGATAATACCGTATACGTACTTGAGGTAAATCCCAGAGCATCACGTACGGTGCCCTTTGTATCTAAAGCCACGGGGCTACAATTAGCAAAGATTTCAGCACGCTGTATGGCTGGCATGACACTGGCAGATCAGGGTATAACGCAAGAGGTTTCCCCTTCTTATTATTCAGTAAAAGAGGCCGTGTTCCCCTTTATTAAACTAACGGGTGTTGATACGATACTAGGTCCCGAAATGAAATCCACTGGTGAAGTCATGGGGGTAGGACGCACTTTTGCTGAAGCATTTGTTAAATCACAATTAGCTACGGGTATTCGTTTACCTACTTCTGGAAAGATTTTCATTAGCGTTCGTGATACTGATAAATTGGAGGCCATAGAAATTGCCCGCAATCTTGCAGAGCTTGGTTTCACCCTTTATGCTACACGAGGCACGGCTGCATCTATGACACATGCGGGACTGGATGTAATTGCTATCAATAAGGTAGCAGAAGGACGTCCGCATATCGTGGACATGATTAAAAATGGTGAAATCAGCCTAATTATCAATACAGTAAACAATAAACGCAGCGCAATACGTGATTCTTATTCAATTCGCCATGCCGCATTGCAAGCAAGAGTAACTTACTATACAACATTGGCCGGTGCACGAGCCGCTTGTGTTGGTATGACTAATATGCAGGAATTGCAGGCTTATAATCTGCAAAAACTACATTCCTAG
- the carA gene encoding glutamine-hydrolyzing carbamoyl-phosphate synthase small subunit: MPQRPNAILALADGTVFRGISIGIEGTSKGEIAFNTAMTGYQEILTDPSYCQQIITLTYPHIGNTGINLDDYESGNIKKVFAAGLVIRDIPLASSNWRQTQTLPEFLREQNVVAIADIDTRKLTRILREKGVQSGCIMAGQIDEAAALQHAMEFPGLNGMDLAQNVSCDHFYEWNKGEWTLDHGHQIQKNSRYRVAAFDFGIKRNILHKLAQRGCQVTIYPAKTSADDILASQPDGIFLSNGPGDPEACNYAISTTRRLLEKEIPVFGICLGHQLLGLAVGARTRKMKFGHHGANHPVQDVRNGRVIITSQNHGFSVDADTLPDNARITHISLFDGSLQGFELLDKPAFCFQGHPEASPGPHEADYLFDRFIEMMNQSKS; the protein is encoded by the coding sequence GTGCCACAACGCCCGAATGCCATCCTTGCACTTGCTGATGGCACCGTTTTTCGCGGCATATCCATCGGTATAGAAGGCACCAGTAAAGGGGAGATTGCGTTTAATACCGCAATGACTGGTTATCAAGAAATATTGACTGACCCCTCTTATTGCCAGCAAATTATTACTCTTACTTATCCTCATATTGGAAATACCGGTATTAATCTCGATGATTACGAATCTGGTAATATCAAAAAAGTATTTGCGGCGGGGTTAGTTATTCGCGACATACCTTTAGCTTCAAGTAATTGGCGCCAAACTCAAACATTACCCGAGTTCCTTAGAGAACAAAATGTCGTAGCAATAGCTGACATTGACACTCGCAAGCTCACCCGGATTCTACGAGAGAAAGGTGTTCAATCGGGCTGTATTATGGCAGGACAAATTGACGAAGCCGCAGCACTGCAACACGCCATGGAATTTCCAGGCCTCAATGGTATGGATCTTGCTCAGAACGTTAGTTGCGATCATTTTTATGAATGGAATAAAGGAGAATGGACGCTTGATCACGGCCATCAAATTCAGAAAAATTCGCGCTACCGAGTAGCGGCATTTGATTTCGGTATTAAACGTAATATTTTGCACAAGCTAGCACAACGGGGGTGTCAGGTAACCATATATCCCGCAAAAACTTCTGCTGATGACATCCTTGCTTCGCAGCCTGATGGAATATTTCTTTCCAATGGGCCTGGAGATCCCGAAGCATGTAATTATGCGATTTCCACGACCAGAAGACTGCTTGAAAAGGAGATACCTGTTTTTGGTATTTGCCTGGGACATCAGCTATTAGGATTAGCAGTCGGTGCGCGCACCCGTAAAATGAAATTTGGTCACCATGGCGCAAATCATCCGGTACAGGATGTGCGTAATGGACGCGTGATTATTACCAGCCAAAATCATGGTTTTTCCGTAGATGCGGATACACTACCAGATAATGCACGTATTACACATATATCGTTATTCGATGGCAGTCTGCAGGGATTTGAGTTACTTGACAAGCCGGCATTTTGTTTCCAAGGCCATCCTGAGGCTAGCCCGGGACCGCATGAAGCTGATTATTTATTTGATCGATTCATTGAAATGATGAATCAATCAAAAAGTTAA
- the tuf gene encoding elongation factor Tu, with the protein MAKSKFERSKPHVNVGTIGHVDHGKTTLTAAITTILTKKFGGEAKSYAQIDSAPEERSRGITINTSHVEYETDNRHYAHVDCPGHADYVKNMITGAAQMDGAILVVSAADGPMPQTREHILLARQVGVPYIIVYMNKADMVDDAELLELVEMEVRELLSKYDFPGDDTPIIIGSALKAIEGDQSEIGEPSILKLAEALDSYIPNPERAIDGAFIMPVEDVFSISGRGTVVTGRVERGIIKVGEEIEIVGLKPTLKTVCTGVEMFRKLLDQGQAGDNVGVLLRGTKREDVERGQVLAKPGSIAPHTKFTAEIYVLSKEEGGRHTPFFPGYRPQFYFRTTDVTGAIELPSGTEMVMPGDNVSVTVNLIAPIAMEDGLRFAIREGGRTVGAGVVAKVIE; encoded by the coding sequence ATGGCAAAAAGCAAGTTTGAGCGATCAAAGCCGCACGTTAACGTGGGCACGATAGGTCACGTGGATCATGGTAAAACTACGCTGACAGCAGCGATTACAACAATATTGACGAAGAAGTTTGGTGGTGAAGCGAAAAGCTATGCGCAGATTGATTCGGCCCCTGAAGAGCGTTCGCGCGGGATTACTATCAATACCTCGCATGTGGAATATGAAACAGATAATCGTCATTATGCGCATGTAGATTGCCCAGGTCATGCTGATTACGTTAAGAATATGATTACAGGTGCGGCACAGATGGATGGGGCGATATTAGTGGTGTCGGCTGCTGATGGCCCGATGCCGCAAACGCGTGAACATATATTGTTAGCCCGCCAGGTGGGGGTGCCTTATATTATTGTTTATATGAATAAGGCAGACATGGTCGATGACGCCGAGCTATTAGAGCTGGTGGAAATGGAGGTACGTGAGCTGCTATCCAAATATGATTTTCCTGGTGACGATACGCCGATTATTATAGGGTCGGCATTAAAGGCCATTGAAGGTGATCAAAGTGAGATTGGCGAGCCGTCTATATTGAAGCTGGCAGAGGCATTGGATAGTTATATACCAAATCCAGAGCGTGCAATCGATGGCGCGTTTATTATGCCAGTGGAAGATGTTTTCTCAATCTCTGGACGTGGAACGGTTGTAACAGGACGTGTCGAGCGTGGTATTATTAAGGTCGGTGAGGAAATAGAGATTGTTGGATTAAAACCTACACTAAAGACGGTGTGTACGGGTGTAGAAATGTTCCGGAAGTTATTGGATCAGGGCCAAGCGGGCGATAATGTCGGAGTATTATTGCGCGGAACCAAGCGTGAAGATGTTGAGCGGGGGCAAGTTCTGGCTAAACCAGGAAGTATTGCGCCACATACTAAATTTACTGCTGAGATCTATGTGCTTAGTAAGGAAGAAGGGGGGCGGCATACTCCATTTTTTCCAGGGTATCGCCCTCAATTTTATTTTCGTACCACGGATGTAACTGGTGCGATAGAATTGCCGTCTGGAACTGAAATGGTCATGCCGGGCGATAATGTCTCGGTAACAGTGAATCTGATAGCGCCAATTGCAATGGAAGATGGGTTGCGTTTTGCTATTCGTGAAGGCGGTAGAACAGTTGGCGCAGGCGTAGTTGCTAAAGTTATTGAATAG
- the secE gene encoding preprotein translocase subunit SecE — MNNFKLGLAFILMITGVAGFYYLADSAMVIRVISVLMGFLLAAAIALFTTQGRQFYAFCKESSEETKKVVWPSRKETIQTSGVVFAFVVAMALFLWLIDAGLLSAVKLMMDQEY, encoded by the coding sequence GTGAACAATTTTAAGCTTGGGCTTGCATTTATATTAATGATAACGGGTGTTGCCGGATTCTATTACTTGGCCGATAGTGCCATGGTAATTCGTGTGATTTCTGTGTTAATGGGGTTTTTATTGGCGGCAGCAATAGCTTTGTTTACTACTCAGGGAAGGCAATTTTATGCGTTTTGTAAAGAATCATCTGAAGAAACTAAGAAAGTAGTGTGGCCTAGTCGTAAGGAGACAATTCAAACTTCTGGTGTTGTATTTGCTTTTGTTGTGGCAATGGCCTTATTTTTGTGGTTAATAGATGCGGGTCTATTATCAGCGGTTAAGTTAATGATGGATCAGGAGTACTGA